From a single Pseudalkalibacillus hwajinpoensis genomic region:
- a CDS encoding carbohydrate ABC transporter permease gives MVQTLRKMPLYLVGLLLLVFTGYPFVYMISTSLKDQSTFFEKPFAIFTSIELGNYADVFQMGLTRYFLNSILVSVAAVVAVMLIAALASYPLSRMNFRFNRALFLLFISGMMLPIHATLIPIFKLSQDMGLYDSLLALLGPYIAFSLPISIFILTQFMQEIPKSLEEAAKIDGCSHFGIFWRIILPMLTPALMTVFIYNFIHLWNEFIFALVLVSSPENMTLPLGLQDFYGEFSVNVPGLMAALTLASLPMLVVYLFSQEKVVKGLTGGAVKG, from the coding sequence ATGGTTCAAACACTAAGAAAGATGCCTTTATATCTAGTAGGACTTCTGCTTCTCGTTTTCACTGGCTATCCATTTGTTTACATGATTTCAACTTCCTTAAAAGATCAGAGCACGTTCTTTGAAAAGCCATTCGCGATTTTCACGTCAATTGAACTTGGAAACTATGCAGATGTCTTTCAGATGGGATTAACCCGCTACTTCTTAAATAGTATTCTTGTTTCAGTAGCAGCGGTTGTAGCCGTTATGCTCATTGCAGCTCTAGCAAGCTATCCGTTAAGCAGAATGAACTTCCGCTTTAACCGAGCGCTTTTTCTCCTATTTATTTCAGGAATGATGCTTCCGATTCATGCGACATTAATCCCAATCTTTAAACTGTCACAAGATATGGGACTCTACGATTCATTGCTAGCTCTACTTGGACCGTATATCGCATTCAGTCTACCGATTTCGATTTTTATCTTAACGCAATTCATGCAGGAAATTCCGAAGTCATTGGAAGAAGCGGCGAAGATCGATGGATGTTCTCACTTTGGTATTTTCTGGCGCATTATCCTTCCGATGCTAACACCAGCACTCATGACCGTTTTCATTTATAACTTTATTCATCTCTGGAATGAATTTATCTTTGCACTTGTGCTTGTATCCAGTCCAGAAAACATGACATTGCCACTTGGGCTGCAGGATTTCTATGGAGAGTTCTCCGTCAATGTGCCTGGTTTAATGGCGGCATTAACACTTGCAAGTCTACCAATGCTCGTTGTGTATCTGTTCTCACAAGAAAAGGTTGTAAAAGGGCTGACAGGCGGTGCTGTAAAAGGATAG
- a CDS encoding Gfo/Idh/MocA family protein, giving the protein MAKIRIGVIGCGNISDIYLTNLRELDSLEVVALADLNHEKAIEKAKKYAIPHVLSVEELLVNEAIDLVLNLTIPAAHADVSLRALEAGKHVYVEKPLAISLEDGKKVLEKAKERELLVGSAPDTFLGGGLQTCKKLIEDRAIGEPIAATAFMMGHGPESWHPDPEFFYRAGAGPMFDMGPYYLTALINLIGPVRRLTGSARITSPERTITSEPKYGQKIKVETPTHVAGVLDFENGAIGTMITSFDVWGTQTPFLEIYGTEGSLSVPDPNTFGGPVLLRKPGEVEWKEVPFTHGSTENSRGIGVIDMVDAIHSGRPHRASGDLAYHVLEIMHGIHESSIKGEHYQLTSTCCQPEALREILK; this is encoded by the coding sequence ATGGCCAAAATTAGAATTGGTGTGATTGGCTGCGGCAACATTAGCGACATCTATTTAACGAATCTTCGAGAACTGGATAGTCTCGAGGTCGTTGCGCTAGCTGATCTTAACCATGAAAAAGCGATCGAGAAAGCGAAGAAATATGCGATTCCTCATGTACTCAGTGTGGAAGAGCTGCTGGTGAATGAAGCGATTGATCTCGTTCTTAATTTAACAATACCAGCGGCACATGCGGATGTTAGCCTACGTGCGTTGGAAGCTGGAAAGCACGTTTATGTGGAGAAGCCACTGGCGATTTCGTTAGAAGATGGCAAAAAGGTGTTAGAAAAAGCAAAGGAAAGAGAACTTCTAGTAGGATCTGCGCCGGATACATTTCTCGGTGGAGGGCTTCAGACGTGTAAGAAGCTCATCGAGGATCGTGCGATCGGTGAACCTATTGCGGCAACTGCATTCATGATGGGACATGGTCCGGAAAGCTGGCATCCTGATCCGGAATTTTTCTATCGTGCTGGTGCCGGGCCGATGTTTGATATGGGGCCTTATTATTTAACGGCGCTTATCAATTTAATTGGGCCAGTTCGCCGTCTAACGGGATCTGCGCGAATAACGTCACCTGAACGGACGATTACAAGTGAGCCAAAGTACGGGCAGAAGATTAAAGTGGAAACCCCTACGCATGTAGCGGGAGTTCTGGATTTTGAAAATGGTGCGATTGGTACGATGATTACGAGCTTTGACGTGTGGGGCACGCAAACGCCGTTTCTAGAAATCTATGGAACGGAAGGCTCGTTAAGTGTACCGGATCCAAATACGTTCGGGGGCCCAGTTCTCTTAAGGAAACCGGGTGAAGTGGAGTGGAAGGAAGTTCCTTTTACCCATGGATCCACTGAAAATAGCCGGGGGATTGGTGTGATTGATATGGTCGATGCGATTCATTCTGGGAGACCGCATCGAGCAAGTGGAGACCTCGCTTACCATGTGTTAGAAATCATGCATGGCATTCATGAATCTTCAATAAAAGGTGAGCATTACCAGCTGACGAGCACGTGCTGCCAGCCTGAGGCGCTGAGGGAAATTTTAAAATGA
- a CDS encoding Gfo/Idh/MocA family protein, with protein sequence MEKMKVAVIGCGSIARRRHLPEYRSQDYVEIVAVCDVVKERAEEMASEYGGVAYTDYRILVEDKEIDAVSVCLPNSLHAPVSIAALNAGKHVLCEKPMATSREEAEAMIQAAEVNSKKLMIAHNQRFVDSHVKAKELIESGEVGNIYSFRTTFGHPGPERWSIDGATSWFFDKEQAFIGAMGDLGVHKSDLMRYLLGEIVEVGAFVGTKAKENTDVDDNAVCILKTETGVIGTLTASWSYVIGGDNSTVIYGENAVLRLEGDPDYSLVVEYKNGNVVKHQLQKIQSNEEGGQLNTHVIEKFVDCIVNDTVPAVSGEEGMKSLQVILAALESNETRRVVRVCAGRAVV encoded by the coding sequence ATGGAGAAAATGAAAGTAGCGGTTATTGGTTGTGGAAGTATTGCGAGGCGTCGTCATTTACCAGAGTATCGGTCTCAGGACTATGTGGAGATTGTGGCGGTATGTGATGTTGTGAAGGAACGGGCTGAGGAAATGGCGAGTGAATACGGTGGGGTGGCTTATACGGATTATCGTATTTTGGTAGAAGATAAGGAAATTGATGCGGTAAGCGTTTGTTTACCAAATTCCCTCCATGCACCTGTTTCGATTGCGGCATTGAATGCCGGGAAGCACGTTCTGTGTGAGAAGCCGATGGCAACTTCGCGTGAAGAAGCGGAAGCGATGATTCAAGCGGCGGAGGTAAACAGCAAAAAGCTGATGATTGCCCATAACCAGCGGTTTGTAGATTCCCATGTGAAAGCGAAAGAGCTGATCGAGAGCGGAGAAGTTGGGAACATCTATAGTTTTCGAACGACGTTTGGCCATCCAGGACCCGAGCGTTGGAGTATTGATGGAGCGACTAGCTGGTTCTTCGATAAGGAGCAAGCATTTATCGGTGCCATGGGAGACCTTGGGGTACATAAATCTGATTTAATGCGGTACTTGCTTGGAGAAATTGTTGAAGTTGGTGCATTCGTTGGAACGAAGGCAAAGGAGAATACCGATGTGGATGATAATGCGGTTTGTATTCTTAAGACGGAAACAGGTGTGATCGGTACACTGACAGCAAGCTGGTCATATGTGATTGGAGGCGACAATTCAACGGTAATCTATGGTGAAAATGCGGTGTTACGTCTTGAAGGCGACCCGGATTATTCGCTTGTTGTCGAGTATAAGAACGGCAACGTGGTCAAGCATCAGCTTCAGAAGATCCAGTCAAATGAAGAAGGCGGACAGCTCAATACGCATGTGATTGAGAAGTTCGTGGATTGTATTGTGAATGATACGGTACCAGCGGTTAGTGGTGAAGAAGGAATGAAATCATTGCAGGTGATCCTGGCTGCGCTTGAATCAAATGAAACCAGAAGAGTTGTTCGTGTGTGTGCTGGGCGGGCGGTGGTGTAG
- a CDS encoding alpha/beta fold hydrolase → MPFIDVNETPLYYEDYGPKDAPVLVFSHSLFFSSYMFHHQVEHFSKDYRVICYDHRGQGRSGKSYLENLSMDTLTDDAAALIEALGISKCHFIGNSMGGFIALRLAARRSDLLSSCVVLGSSGEAEYKQAEFQPLVSQLQNHGAEGVVDTLMYIMFGDASLEAVEFEKERNYWRTYMKKLETDIGDAAHQVIHRTSILEELSGVKMPVLAVAGEQDHAYTIQLSENIAKAVENGRCEVLGRAGHSVALEKPNEVNKLLERHFARMKAHKW, encoded by the coding sequence ATGCCGTTTATCGATGTAAACGAAACGCCGCTCTATTATGAAGATTATGGTCCGAAGGATGCACCAGTGCTGGTATTCAGTCATTCATTGTTTTTCTCTTCGTATATGTTCCATCATCAGGTGGAGCATTTTTCGAAAGATTATCGAGTTATTTGCTACGATCATCGAGGGCAGGGGAGAAGTGGGAAGTCTTATTTAGAAAACCTTAGTATGGATACGCTTACAGATGATGCCGCTGCGCTGATTGAAGCGCTAGGAATTTCGAAATGTCATTTTATCGGGAATTCAATGGGCGGCTTTATTGCGCTTCGACTTGCGGCAAGACGATCTGATCTTCTCAGTTCGTGTGTCGTGCTTGGTAGTTCAGGGGAAGCAGAGTATAAGCAAGCGGAGTTCCAGCCACTCGTTTCACAGCTTCAAAACCATGGTGCTGAGGGTGTTGTTGATACACTCATGTACATTATGTTTGGTGATGCTTCGCTTGAGGCAGTTGAATTCGAGAAGGAACGGAATTACTGGCGCACTTATATGAAAAAGTTAGAAACTGATATTGGTGATGCGGCTCATCAGGTGATTCATCGCACGAGTATCCTGGAGGAGCTGAGCGGAGTGAAGATGCCGGTTCTTGCTGTTGCGGGTGAACAGGATCATGCGTATACGATTCAACTTTCTGAGAACATTGCGAAGGCAGTGGAGAATGGAAGATGTGAAGTGCTTGGTAGAGCAGGTCACTCAGTGGCGCTCGAGAAGCCTAATGAAGTGAATAAGCTTTTGGAGAGGCATTTTGCGAGGATGAAAGCTCATAAGTGGTAA
- a CDS encoding cell wall-binding repeat-containing protein gives MKKWGVALLVLLLMVLNGFSEVHPVKAEENNSVENYQDFRAKVEAKKNSSSVNEIPKLFDGEMKKLEEKMNQKSNPDMKRAELLEYEPNNTFELADPIELEDIIFGQFYRYDIDIFQLEIEQRDVLYVPSLYDYNVNLGYYLADEDGNVAELVDYYEEEGQQVHGYAVTPGTYYIVALDLNEGGTDGAYAISSILDSTLEEMNDVYRIYGDNRYETALQIAYNGWPAGTNTVVLSRDMNFPDALAGAPLAYDLDAPILLNPKDSLHETVRTAIRDLGATNVVILGGPGAISTSVEKYLRDTMKLNVKRIGGENRFETAAKIANELEPYDSAVVAYGFNFPDALSIAPYAAVNGMPILLSETNNLPAASKAALINVDDTIVVGGTSVISENVTKQLKAYNPMRISGDNRYETSVNIVRKLGIQADYMTIATGENYADALTGSVYAALWKEPIVLVKKNSVPDPVLDLIDDEGTHTFTILGGYSAVSESVEDTLR, from the coding sequence TTGAAAAAATGGGGAGTTGCTCTACTGGTTCTTCTATTGATGGTTTTAAATGGTTTTAGTGAGGTGCATCCAGTAAAGGCAGAAGAAAACAATAGTGTAGAAAACTATCAAGATTTCAGAGCTAAGGTAGAAGCGAAAAAGAATTCGTCTTCCGTAAATGAAATTCCGAAGTTGTTTGATGGTGAAATGAAAAAGCTTGAGGAAAAGATGAATCAAAAATCTAATCCTGACATGAAGCGAGCAGAATTATTAGAATACGAGCCTAACAATACGTTCGAGCTGGCTGATCCAATTGAATTGGAAGATATTATTTTCGGACAGTTTTACAGATACGATATAGACATTTTTCAGCTTGAAATTGAGCAGAGAGATGTGCTGTATGTACCGAGTTTATATGATTACAACGTGAATTTAGGTTATTACTTAGCGGATGAGGATGGCAATGTTGCTGAGCTTGTTGATTACTATGAAGAAGAAGGGCAGCAGGTTCACGGATATGCGGTTACTCCTGGTACATACTATATCGTTGCGCTTGATTTAAATGAAGGCGGTACAGATGGAGCTTACGCAATCTCTTCAATTCTTGATAGTACGTTAGAAGAAATGAACGATGTTTATAGAATCTATGGAGACAACCGTTATGAAACCGCACTTCAAATTGCTTACAATGGTTGGCCAGCAGGTACAAATACAGTCGTTTTATCGAGAGACATGAATTTCCCGGACGCATTAGCTGGCGCTCCGCTTGCTTATGATCTAGATGCTCCGATTCTATTAAATCCGAAAGATAGTTTACATGAAACGGTAAGAACGGCTATCCGTGATTTAGGGGCTACTAACGTGGTCATTCTTGGGGGGCCTGGGGCGATTTCAACTTCTGTAGAGAAATACTTGAGGGATACGATGAAGCTGAATGTGAAACGAATTGGTGGAGAAAATCGATTTGAAACAGCTGCGAAAATAGCGAATGAATTAGAGCCTTATGATTCAGCAGTTGTCGCTTATGGATTTAATTTTCCAGATGCATTGTCCATTGCGCCTTATGCAGCAGTTAATGGAATGCCGATTCTATTGAGTGAGACGAACAACTTGCCAGCGGCATCTAAAGCAGCGTTAATCAATGTAGACGATACGATTGTTGTTGGTGGCACGAGTGTGATTAGTGAGAATGTAACGAAACAGCTAAAAGCGTATAATCCAATGAGGATTTCAGGTGATAACCGCTATGAAACATCTGTAAACATTGTCAGAAAGCTTGGGATTCAAGCAGACTATATGACAATTGCGACGGGTGAAAATTATGCTGATGCGTTAACGGGCTCTGTGTATGCAGCGCTGTGGAAGGAACCGATTGTTCTTGTTAAGAAGAATAGCGTTCCTGATCCGGTGCTCGACTTAATCGATGATGAAGGAACACATACGTTTACCATTCTCGGTGGTTATTCCGCGGTGTCGGAGTCAGTTGAGGATACGTTAAGGTAG